From Hydractinia symbiolongicarpus strain clone_291-10 chromosome 12, HSymV2.1, whole genome shotgun sequence, one genomic window encodes:
- the LOC130622493 gene encoding protein adenylyltransferase SelO, mitochondrial-like translates to MTSLICGIRKRRRLIPLLFSLQSSKMSSLENIKFDNLVLRTLPLDREMGKGTRAVPGACFSLVEPTPVENPEVVAHSKGALALLGVKKEDIEETTFAEYFSGNKLFPGSQPAAHCYCGHQFGYFSGQLGDGAAMYLGEIINDRNERWELQLKGAGMTPYSRHADGRKVLRSSIREFLCSEAMHYLGVPTTRAGTCVSSDSRVVRDMFYDGHPQMERCTIVSRIAPTFIRFGSFEIFKDTDPETGRKGPSTGRVDILEKMLEYVITMFFPEIASRLADDKRSCYLDFYKEVVRRTARLVALWQCVGFCHGVLNTDNMSILGLTIDYGPYGFMDYFDPHFICNSSDNQGRYTYVKQPEICKWNLMKFAEALQDVLPIDESKTALNEIYDTEFSSHYYGRMIKKLGISKHENNETDEQLVQKLLWTMQRTSADFTNTFRLLSSVSVCRNNISDAVQTIVAQCQSVEEIKKKFRSNVNMEQIKTLLRIADDQPNLIAQLGMTREQIEGLLEKAEKEKEICRMTPEEKTEQDRKLWTKWLTAYRERLQAEVSGLLEDEINKFEENRKKIMNSVNPRVILRNYLAQEAIASAEEGDYTKVRELLKTLESPYDGLQDYTEGEEEKLSETTMSCKKYSCAAPSWAADLRVS, encoded by the exons ATGACAAGCCTGATATGTGGTATTAGAAAAAGAAGGAGGCTCATCCCATTATTATTTAGTTTACAAAGCTCAAAAATGAGCAGTTTAGAAAACATCAAGTTCGACAACTTAGTACTAAGGACGCTTCCGCTTGATAGGGAGATGGGGAAAGGGACACGAGCAGTGCCAGGAGCTTGCTTCTCATTGGTCGAACCCACTCCAGTGGAAAATCCTGAGGTGGTGGCGCATTCAAAAGGTGCGTTAGCGTTACTAGGTGTAAAAAAGGAAGATATAGAAGAAACAACGTTTGCGGAGTATTTCTCTGGTAACAAATTGTTTCCTGGTTCACAACCGGCCGCTCATTGCTATTGTGGCCATCAGTTTGGATATTTTTCCGGTCAGCTTGGAGATGGGGCCGCCAT GTATTTAGGAGAAATTATAAACGACCGCAATGAACGATGGGAGCTGCAACTTAAAGGTGCGGGAATGACGCCGTACTCACGTCATGCCGATGGGCGGAAAGTGTTGCGGTCGAGCATACGGGAATTTCTATGCAGTGAG GCAATGCATTATCTTGGTGTTCCCACCACACGAG ctGGTACATGTGTATCATCAGATAGTCGAGTTGTCCGCGACATGTTTTATGATGGCCATCCACAAATGGAGAGGTGCACCATAGTATCTCGTATAGCTcctacatttataag ATTTGGTTCGTTTGAAATATTCAAAGATACAGACCCAGAAACAGGTCGAAAGGGACCAAGTACTGGTCGAGTTGATATTTTGGAAAAGATGCTTGAATACGTAATTACTATGTTTTTCCCCGAG ataGCGTCCAGGTTGGCCGACGATAAAAGATCCTGCTATCTCGACTTTTATAAGGAAGTAGTCAGGAGAACTGCGCGATTGGTTGCGTTGTGGCAGTGTGTTGGTTTCTGTCATGG TGTGTTGAACACTGACAACATGAGTATCCTTGGCCTAACGATAGATTATGGGCCGTATGGTTTTATGGATTACTTTGACCCTCATTTCATCTGCAACTCTTCTG ACAACCAAGGGCGCTACACATACGTGAAACAACCTGAAATTTGTAAGTGGAATCTCATGAAGTTTGCTGAGGCTTTACAAGACGTGTTACCCATCGATGAATCGAAAACTGCTTTGAATGAAAT TTACGACACTGAATTTTCTTCTCACTACTACGGGAGGATGATAAAGAAGTTGGGAATTTCAAAACACGAAAACAATGAAACAGACGAGCAGCTGGTCCAAAAATTGTTGTGGACCATGCAGCGAACGTCAGCAGATTTTACGAACACATTCCGTTTGTTATCATCCGTCAGTGTTTGTAGAAATAATATCAG cgACGCGGTCCAAACCATAGTTGCGCAGTGTCAAAGTgttgaagaaattaaaaaaaagtttcgcAGCAACGTAAATATGGA ACAAATCAAGACTCTCCTACGTATTGCTGATGATCAACCCAACCTCATTGCCCAACTTGGAATGACTAGGGAACAGATTGAAGGTTTGCTTGAAAAAgcagaaaaagaaaaggaaatatGTCGCATGACACCGGAAGAGAAGACGGAACAGGATAGAAAACTTTGGACGAAATGGCTAACTGCGTACAG AGAGCGACTGCAAGCAGAAGTTTCTGGTTTGCTGGAGGATGAAATAAACAAG TTTGAAGAAAaccgaaaaaaaataatgaactctGTTAACCCAAG agTAATATTGAGAAATTACCTTGCTCAAGAAGCAATAGCCTCTGCGGAGGAAGGAGACTATACTAAG GTGCGAGAACTACTAAAAACCTTGGAATCTCCATACGATGGATTACAGGATTATACAGAAGGAGAAGAAGAGAAACTTTCTGAGACAACGATGTCTTGTAAAAAGTACTCATGTGCTGCCCCATCTTGGGCTGCCGACCTGCGCGTTTCTTGA